CCATGCGTTATGGCATTGGTGTGGGCCGTGAAGGCTTCGGTTGGTCAGGAACGGCGCGTGTTGCAATGAAACGCGAATGGCCAACCTGGACCCCTCCATCAGCTATGATCAAGCGCCAGCCTGAACTGGCAAAATACCGCAATGGTATGGAACCGGGCCTTAGAAACCCGCTTGGTGCGCGCGCGCTTTATCTCTTCAACAAGGGCGGCGATACCGGCTACCGCATCCACGGCACGCCAGAATGGTGGTCGATCGGTAAAGCCATGTCTTCAGGCTGCGTTCGCATGATGAATCAGGACATCATCGATCTTTATGAGCGCGCAGAGCAGGGCGCAAAGGTTATCGTGAGGCAGTAATATCAAGGCGCGAAGATGCTGACGCATCACGCCTTGAAAAAGTTCAATCGCCACTCGGGCTTAACCAAAACTCCATGAGTCATACTCATGGAGTTTTAGTATAAAGCCTCCACAAACAAAAAGGCCGCTGAAAAGCGGCCTTTTTGTTAGGAATTATAAAAGCTTAGATTTGCTCGACCTGCTGAACTTCCGGCACGAAGTGGCGCAGAAGGTTCTGGATGCCATGCTTGAGCGTCGCTGTCGACGAAGGGCAGCCCGAGCAGGCGCCTTTCATGTGCAGGAACACGGTGCCGTTTTCAAAACCGCGGAAGGTGATGTCGCCGCCGTCCTGAGCAACTGCAGGGCGCACGCGGGTTTCGATCAGTTCCTTGATGGTTTCAACGATCTCAACATCGGCTTCATCGAAGAATTCTTCTTCGCCATGATCGTCACCGGCATTGGCGGCCGCGTTGCCAGTCATTGCTGGCGCACCGGACATGAAATGTTCCATGATCGTGCCGAGGATTGCCGGCTTCAAGTGCTGCCACTCGCCATCTTCCTTGGTAACGGTGATGAAATCATAGCCGAAGAAAACGCCGGTCACGCCAGGAACTGCAAAGAGCTTGGCAGCAAGCTGCGATGTATTGCCAGCACTTGCCGCATCGCGGAAATCCGCTGTGCCTTCAGGCATCACGACTTTGCCGGGCAGAAACTTCAGGGTCGCCGGGTTTGGCGTGGTCTCGGTCTGGATGAACATATCAGTTCTCCGCTTTCAATATCAGAAGCTTTTCGTAAGCATGGATGCGCATTAAGGCAAGCCTCATCTCAAAGGGCGCATGCGCGTTACGATCAATATAGGGTGATTATGTCACCGCATCAATGTCTTCATCCGAAAGACCGGCTGGAATGACGGTGACGGGAATTTGGAATTGGGCGCGATTGGCCAGAGACTGCACGAGAGGACCGGGGCCTTCATTACCTGATCCAGCTGCCAGCACCAGAATTGCAATGTCCTGATCTTCTTCGATGAGGTTCGGCAGCTCGTCGGAGATGCGACCTTCACGGATGATTAGCTCAGGCTCGATGCCCTGTTCTTCACGCACTTTGGCGGCGAATTTTTCCAGCGTTGAACGCGCGCGCTCTTCAGCTTCGGCGCGCATGATTTCACCCACGCCCAGGATTTGCTGAAAATCTGAATTGTCGATGACGAAAAGCATAACAAGCGCGCCGTTTGAGTTTTTCGCGCGGCGCGCAGCATAGGCAACGGCACGCCCGCATTCGGGCGTCTCGTCAATCACGGCAAGAAACTTGCGGCGGTGGCCGGCTTCCCGGCTAAGTCGTTTTGATACCATGGCGATAATGTGGCATTGCAAAGCGCCGCCCGCAAGCAGGCAGCGCCAGAATATTACAACCGGTTATTATCAGTTCTGCAGCCAGCCGATGATGTCCCGAACATTGCGCATGTTTGCTTCAGCAATCACGCTCGCACGTTCTCCGCCATCTTTCAGAACGCTGTCGATATAGGCAGGGTCAGCCACCAGACGACGCATTTCATGGGTGATTGGCGATAGTTTCGCAACGGCCAGATCAGCAAGTGCTGCCTTGAATTCGGAGAACTGACGCCCACCAAACTCGCCCAGAATATCTTGCTTCGATTTCGATGAAAGCGCTGCATAGATGCCGACGAGATTATCTGCTTCAGGGCGACCGCTCAGACCATCCAGTTCCGAAGGCAGACCGTCGGAATCGGTCTTGGCCTTACGGATCTTCTTATTGATGGTTTCTTCGTCATCAATCAGGTTGATGCGCGACAGATCCGACGGGTCGGATTTCGACATTTTCTTGGTGCCGTCACGCAGCGACATGATGCGCATGGCCGGACCCGAAATCATCGGTTCGGTCAGCGGGAAGAAGCCTGAAACCTGTTCGTCACCAACCTGCATGTCCACTCCGATGCCGAGCGAAGCAATGCGGTCGGAATAGTCGTTGTTGAACTTCTGCGCGATGTCGCGGGTGAGTTCCAGATGCTGCTTCTGGTCTTCGCCAACAGGCACATGGGTCGCGCGATAAAGCAGAATGTCGGCAGCCATCAGGCTTGGATAAGCGAAGAGACCAAGCGACGCATTTTCACGGTCCTTGCCAGCCTTGTCCTTGAACTGCGTCATGCGGCTCATCCAGCCGATGCGCGCCACACAGTTGAACACCCATGCCAGTTCGGCGTGCTGCATCACGCGGCTCTGGTTGAAGACGATGCTTCGCTTGGGGTCGATACCGGAGGCGAGGAAGGCGGCCGTCACTTCACGGGTTGACTGGATCAACTCGGCTGGATCGGGCGAGACGGTCAAGGCATGCATGTCTACCACACAGTAGATGCATTCCTGCGTCTCCTGAACCTCTACCCACCGCTTGATGGCACCCAGATAATTACCAAGGTGAAGGTTTCCGGTCGGTTGAACGCCGGAGAAGACAAGCGGTTTGAACGTGCTCATGATGTAATCCTGATGTTGGCCTTCGCCGGTGGAGAGCGAAGGTGTTTTTAATGGACGTCTTTTCGCAGAGGCATAGCGGCCTTTCAAGAGTGAATTATACTTCGCTCTCAGGCTCTTTCTTCACAGCGCCACGCTTGATGTTGCGGCGGATCATGCCGGTATTTGCACCACCCAGACCAAAGGCCAGCCCGAAATAGACGACCATTGCTGCCACAACCATGGCCGTGACGGTTCCAGCACGCACGCCAAAAGACGATGCCGATGAAAGCTCGTGAGCAAAATAGCCGATAGCAAAATGAATGCCGATGGCCATGACACCGGCTGCAATCAGCAGACGCGGAATACGGGTGAGCAAAGGAATATCGTTGCCCCAATGACCGCGCTTCACCAGCGTGGCAAAAAGCAACGCCGCATTGACCCAGCCAGCGGTGATTTCTGCAATCGCAATACCGCTTGGTCCCATGCGCTGAAACAGTGTTATGGCCAGTGAGACATTCACAACCACGGAAATTGCAGCGAAAATCATCGGTGTGCGTGTGTCTTCGCGCGCGAAGAAACCCGGAATGAAGGCTTTGATCAGCACGAAAGCTGGCAGGCCGATGCCGTAGATCGCCAGAATGTTTGAAACCACAAGTGTTGACTCGGCACTGAACTGGCCGCGTTCAAACAGAAGCCGCACAATCGGTTCCGACATCACCAGAAGGGCCGCGGCTGCAGGAAGCGTGAGGAACAGCGTGAACTCGACCGAGCGGTTTTGCAGGTTTGAGGCTTCCTTCATATGCCCACCGCGCAGTGCGCGCGACAATTCCGGCAGAAGCACGGTTGCAACAGCAATACCCACGACGCCAAGTGGCAGCTGGTAGATGCGGTCGGCATAAACGAGCGAGGAAACCGCGCCCTCCATGCCCGATGCGATGTTGGTGTTGATCAGCAGGTTGATCTGCGTGATGCCGCCGGTGATTGCCGCAGGCAGCGCCAGTATCAGCAGGCGTTTGACATTGGTAGTGAGACGCGGACGGCGAAAGCCGATTTTGATGCCTGCATTGCGCACGGCGATCCAGACGATTGCCAGTTGCACAAGACCCGCAGCCATCACACCCCAGGATAGCCCATAGCCAACTGCCAGCGCGTCATAACCCTTCCACCATGCAAAGGCCAGAACGCCGATCAGGATGATGTTGAGAAAGATCGGTGCGATGGCTGCCGCAAAATAGCGATGCAGGGAATTCAGCATCCCGCCCATCATGGCCGCAAGCGACATACAAGCCAGATAGGGGAACATGATGATCGCGAGCCGCACCGTATTGTCGAACTTCACCGGATCGTCGGTGAAGCCCGGAGCAATGACCGTGCGCACGATAAACGGCATGGAGAGTTCCATCGCGATGGTGATGAAAAGCAGCACCGTGAAAAGAACGCCAAACACCTCTTCAGAAAAGCGACGAGCGCCTTCCATACCGTTCTTTTCAATTTCCTTGGCGAAAAGTGGCACGAAGGCTGCGTTGAACGCGCCTTCGGCAAACAATCTGCGGAACGTGTTCGGGAAACGGAAAGCGGCATTGAACGCATCGGCAACCGGGCCGGTGCCAAGTGCCGCCGCCATGAACATTTCGCGCGTGAAGCCGAAAATGCGGCTCATCAGCGTTCCAGACGCAACGGTTGCGAACTTTTTGACCAAACTCATTTACTGAAAAACCTATGCTGCTGCGCGACCGTTGGTTTTGGCGCCGTTTTCACCGCCCAGCACGGCAAGAAGCTTACGCCTGATATTGCCCTGTCGGGTTGCATTTGAAATCTTGTGTCCCACCAGATCGGTTACATAAAAACTGTCGATCACCTTCTCGCCGAAGGTTGTGATATGCGCCGAAGCAATATCCAGCGAAAGGTCAGAAATAAGGCCGGTCAGTTCCGACAAAAGGCCGGGCCGATCAAGACCTTCCACTTCAATCACCGTAAACTTGTCGGAAAGCGCGTTGTTGATCTCGACACGCGGCTCGACTTTGAAAGCCTTTGCACCGCGCTTGGGCTTTGTCCGCTTGGCAAGTACATCCGGCAGATGCGCTTTGCCTGACAGCACGTCTTCGATCACCTTGCCCACGCGTTCTGCACGGCGGCGCTCGTCTTCATCTGTGTCGAATTCGCGGCTGATCAGGATCGTATCGAGCGCACGCCCGTCGCCGGTGGTGAAGATCTGAGCGTCAACAATGTTGCCGCCAGCCGCCGCACAGGCGCCTGTGATGATCGACAACAGGCGCGGATGGTCGGGCGCAAGCACGGTGATTTCCGTCACTGCTTCAAATGTATGCGGCTTTGCAAGCGTCGCCAGCGCGCGGCCATTCTGGTCGGCATCGCGGATGAAATGCGCATGACGCACCTGATCGTCAAGGCTGACGGTGAGGAAGTAATTGGTGTAATGCAGGCCGAGATAAGCTTCGCGCTCTGCTTCCGGCCAATCGGCAAGCTTTTCGGCAAGGGCTGCGCGTGCCTGCCGGTCGCGATCGGCGCGTGGCAGTTTGGAGAAGCCGCCTGTGAGAACCAGCTCGGTTTCATAGAAAAGCGTGCGCAGCAGCTGGCCTTTCCAGCCGTTCCACACGCCGGGACCGACGCCCTTGATATCGCAGACCGTCAGGATCAGCAGAAGCTTCAGCCGCTCCATCGTCTGCACGGTATCGGCGAAATCGACGATTGTTTTACGGTCGTTGAGATCGCGTGACTGTGCAACCATGCTCATGGTCAGGTGTTCGCGTACCAGCCATTCGACGGTTTCCGTTTCCGACGGCGAAAGGCCGAAACGCGGGCAAAGTTTTTTGGCAATGCGCGCGCCTGCAACCGAATGATCTTCCGGTCGTCCCTTGGCGATGTCGTGCAAAAGCATCGCCACATAAAGCAGATTGCGATCACGTTTGATGGTGGTGATCAAATGGTTTGAAAGCGGGTGCTCATTTTCCAGCTCACCATGCTCAATCTCGGAAAGCACGGCAATGCAACGCAGCAGATGCTCGTCCACCGTGTAGTGATGGTACATGTTGAACTGCATCATCGCGACGATTTTGCCGAAATCCGGGATGAATTTACCGAGCACGCCGGATTCATTCATGCGACGCAAAATGAGTTCCGGATTGCGGGGTGAGGTCAGCACTTCCAGAAACAGCCTGTTGGCTTCCGGGTTCTCGCGCAGTTCCGAATTGATGAGTTTCAGCGAGCGGGTGAGCTGCTGCATGGCATCGGGATGAAATTCCAGCCCGAGCTTGTCGGCAAGGTGGAAGATGCGGATAATATTGACCGGATCGCGTTTGAACACATCTGCATCGGCAATGTTGATGCGATGGTTTTCGGAAACGAAATCATTGCTTCCGGCAAGCTTGCGCTTGCGGCGCGAGAAGGTGAGGAAGATGCGGTTGAAGCCCGGCACATGCTTTGCCTGTTCTTCTTCCAGCGCCGCACAGAGAATGCGCGTCAGATCGCCGACGTCCTTGGCGACGAGGAAGTAGTGCTTCATGAAGCGTTCGACATAGTTCTGGCCGGGATGCGCCGTATAACCCAGACGCTGAGCAATTTCCGGCTGAATGTCGAAGGAAAGGCGCTCTTCTGCCTTCAGCGTTGCAAAATGCATATGGCAGCGCACGGCCCAGAGAAAATCTTCGGCCTTGTTGAACAGGCGCAATTCGGCTCGTGACAGCACGCCGAGCTTGATCAGCTCTTCCTTGCTTTTGACACGATAGAAATATTTGGCAATCCAGAACAGCGTATGCAGATCGCGCTGGCCGCCTTTGCCTTCCTTGACGTTTGGCTCAACCAGATAGCGGGTTTCGCCCGCCTTCTTGTGGCGATTGTCACGCTCGGCAAGTTTGGCCTGGATAAATTCAGGCCCCGTATCCTTGACCACTTCTTCGTCAAAACGAGTGACGAGAGAGCTGAACAGATCGCGATTGCCGATAATAAAACGCGCATCCAGAATGGCGGTGCGGATTGTCATATCTTCGCGCGAAAGACGAATGCATTCGTCGATATTGCGGGTGGAGTGGCCGACTTTCAGCCCCATATCCCAGAGCATGTAAAGCATATATTCGGCGACCTGCTCACCCCACGGCGTCTGCTTATAGGGAAGCAGAAACAGCAGATCGATGTCCGAACCGGGCGCAAGCCCACCACGACCATAGCCACCAACAGCCACAACCGCCATGTTCTCGGCTTTCGACGGATTAAGCATCGGATAGGCTTTGGTGCTGGCAAATTCGAACAATACGCTGATCAGCGTATCCATCAGATAAGACAGGCGCCGCGCGCAAAGCGTGCCGCCGCCATCCTTCATCAGCAGATTTTCGGCATTGGCGCGACCGCGCACCAGAGCATCCTTGAGCGCCTGCAGCACAACCTTGCGAACGGGCATACTTGTGTAGTTTTCGTCGGCCGAATCCGCGAGCTCATTGATCTTGCGGCGGAGTGTTTCGGGATTGACGATTTCATCGAGCTTCAGGTCGTGTGCGCTCATGCGGCTTGTATGTCCGGCTTGCCATAGCGCCGTGCGTCCGTTTGGACGCACAAAGGACGCTATGCATTGTTGAACCTACCTCTCGTGCTTTGCAAAGCACGAGAGGTAGAAGAGAACTGACGGAACTATCCTATAGCCGGTTTTAAATATGGTGAACATTGAAAAGAAAAGGCCGGGCATTGCCCGGCCTTTATCACATTGTCATGCGTCTTTTCAGTTGCCAGCGTTATAAGCTGCAATAGCCGCCATATTGACGATATCGGTATCTTTCGCGCCAATGCTGACAATCTGTGCTGGCTTGTCGAGGCCAACCAGCAGCGGACCGATGATCGTTGCACCGCCCAGCTCCTGAAGCATATTGGCTGCGATCGATGCCGAGTGATTGTCGGGCGTAACGATGACATTGGCCGGGCCCGACAGACGGATGAACGGATAACGCTCCATCAGCTTCGGGTTCAGCGCTACGTCAGCGCTCATTTCGCCGTCAAACTCGAAATCGACGTGACGCGTGTTGAGAATGCGCACGGCTTCCTGAATACGCGTTGCGCTTTCGCCGCCCATATGGCCGAAGGTCGAAAATGCGGTGAGTGCAACACGCGGCACATAGCCCATGCGGCGTGCCATGCCAGCGGCTTCAACAGCGATATCGGCAAGTTCTTCGGCGGTTGGCTTTTCATGGACTGCGGTGTCGGCGATGAACACGGTGCGGCCACGGCAGAGCGCAATGGAAACACCGACGAGACGATGGCCCGGCTTCGAATCGATCACGCGGCGCACATCTTCGAGGCCAGTCGCATAGTTGCGGGTGATCCCCGTTACCATGCCGTCAGCATCGCCAAGGGCAACCATACAGGCCGCAAAATGATTGCGATCATTGTTGATCAGGCGATGGCAATCGCGCGTCAGATAGCCTTTGCGCTGAAGCTTCTCATAGAGATAGTCGGCATAGGCCGAGTTGCGGCTCGACAGTCGCGCATTGATAACTTCAATGCCCGGACGGTTAAGATCGAGACCGGCTTCCTTGGCGGTTTCTGCAACACGCTCTTCGCGGCCAACCAGAATAGCGGTGCCAAGACCCTGATTGACGTAAGAGACAGCGGCGCGCATGACCTGTTCTTCTTCGCCTTCGGCAAAGACGATGCGCTTTGGCTGACGACGCACGCGCTCATAGATGCCGCGTAGTGTGGAGGCAATCGGATCGCGACGGGCGAGCAGTTCCTGCTTGTAGCCCTCAATGTCTTCAATCACACGTCCGGCAACACCGGTTTCAATTGCAGCTTTTGCGACAGCTGCCGAAACGGTTGCCAGCAGGCGCGGATCGAACGGCACCGGAATGATATATTGCGGACCAAAACGCGGGCGGCTGCCCTGATAGGCAGCAACCACATCATCCGGCACGTCCTCGCGTGCCAATTCCGCGATTGCATAGACGGCTGCAATCTTCATCTCGTCATTGATCGTGGTGGCCCGAACATCGAGTGCGCCACGGAAAATATACGGGAAGCCGAGAACGTTGTTGACCTGGTTCGGATAGTCCGAACGGCCGGTTGCAACGATCGCATCGCTGCGCACTTCGGCGACATCTTCCGGCGTGACTTCCGGGTCCGGATTGGCCATTGCAAAGATGATCGGATTTGGCGCCATCGAACGCACCATTTCCTTGGTCAGCGCGCCCTTTGCCGAAACGCCGAAGAAGATGTCGGCATCTTTCATAGCGTCTTCGAGCGTGCGCTTGGAAGTCTTGATGGCATGAGCCGACTTCCACTGGTTCATGCCTTCTCCGCGGCCCTGATAGACAACGCCCTTGGTGTCGCAGAGCGTGACGTTTTCAGATGGGAAGCCGATAGCCTTGATCAGTTCGATACAGGCAATGCCTGCCGAGCCTGCGCCATTACAGACGAGCTTGGTATTCTTGATGTCGCGGCCAGTCAGTTGCAGCGCGTTGATCATGCCGGCTGCGGCGATAATTGCCGTGCCATGCTGGTCATCGTGGAAAACCGGAATATCCATCACTTCGCGCAAGCGCTGTTCGATGATGAAGCAATCCGGTGCCTTGATGTCTTCGAGATTGATGCCGCCGAAGGATGGGCCGAGATAGCGCACAGCGTTGATGAATTCATCAATGTTTGTGGTATCGACTTCCAAATCGATGGAATCCACGTCCGCAAAGCGCTTGAAGAGGACGGCCTTGCCTTCCATGACGGGCTTGGAGGCCAGCGCGCCGAGATTGCCGAGACCCAGAATGGCGGTGCCGTTGGAAATGACCGCAACCAGATTGCCCTTGGCCGTATAATCATAGGCGGTGGCAGGGTTTTCTGCGATTGCCTTGACCGGCACGGCGACGCCTGGCGAATAGGCCAGCGACAGGTCGCGCTGCGTGGTCATTGGCTTGGTGGGATTGATTTCCAGCTTACCTGGGCGGCCCTGAGCGTGAAAGTCGAGCGCTTCCTTCTCACTGGCTGTGGGTGTGCGTTCTGGCGTGTTGCCCTTCGGCGTCGAGACTGGCATGTTCCCTCCGGTTTCTTCTGCGGGACGAATTCGATAGCGTCAGTCTGTGGGAGTGTAAACAGCGCATTTTGGAATAGATATTCATCCAAAAAAGCATGATATCGATATTATTATGTCTTTAAATGGATTTAAATCGCAATAAATGAAGGTTTAGCATGGAAGCGAAGGTCGAAGAGAAACAGTTGGAAGCGGGGGAAAATACCACGCAGGAAACCGCTGTTCGCCTCACGCCCATGATGGAACAGTATATTGAGATCAAAGCCGCGAATGTTGATTCGCTGCTTTTCTATCGTATGGGCGACTTTTACGAGCTGTTCTTCGACGATGCGGTAGAAGCTTCCAGAGCGCTGGGCATCACGCTCACCAAGCGTGGCAAGCACCTGGGCGAAGATATTCCGATGTGCGGTGTGCCGGTTCATGCTTCCGATGATTACCTCCAGCGACTGATCGCTAAAGGTTATCGCGTTGCGGTTTGCGAGCAGATTGAAGACCCGGCGGAAGCCAAGAAGCGTGGCTCCAAATCGGTGGTCCGCCGTGATGTGATCCGGCTTGTAACCCCGGGCACAATCACAGAAGAAAAGCTGCTCGATCCGTCCGAAGCCAATTATCTGATGGCGCTTGGCCGCACCAAGGGCGACGGCGCGCTGGCGCTTGCGTGGATTGATATTTCGACCGGCACATTCCGCGTGTCAGAAACAACTGACGACCGGCTTTTTGCCGATGTTGCACGCATTGATCCGCGTGAATTGGTCGTCGCTGACACGGCGTTTCACGATGCCGATCTGCGTCCGACTTTTGATCTCATTGGCAAGTCTGTCATTCCGCAGCCAGCAACCCTGTTTGACAGTGCGGCGGCTGAGAACCGTATCCAGCGCTACTTCAATGTGGCGACACTGGATGGTTTCGGACAGTTCAGCCGTTCCGAGCTTTCCGCCATTTCCGGTGCGATTGCCTATATCGAAAAGACGCAGATTGCCGAGCGCCCTCCGTTGATGCGGCCTGAACGCGAGCAGGAAGGCGGTACGATTTTCATCGATCCCGCCACCCGCGCAAGCCTCGAACTCGCCCGCACTATGTCGGGCAATCGTGAGGGCAGTCTGCTCAAGGCCATCGACCGCACGGTAACGGGTGGGGGTGCACGGCTTCTGGCAGAACGTTTGACGGCACCCTTGACCGATCCCAAAGCGATTGCGCTGCGCCTTGATGCCGTTTCGTGGTTTCTGAGCGAACAAGCGCTTTGCGAAGGGCTGCGACTGGAACTTAAAGGCGTGCCGGATATGCCGCGTGCCTTGTCGCGTCTGGCGGTGGGTCGTGGTGGTCCGCGTGATCTTGGTGCCTTGCAGCGGGGTTTTGAGGCCGCAAACGGCATTGGCTCGCTTCTCGAAGGCGCACTTCTGCCTGATGAACTGGCTCAGGCACGCGAAGCGATTGAGACCTTGCCTGTCAGCTTTGCTGCCCATATCGACCGCGCACTTGCCGAGGAAATGCCGCTTTTGAAGCGCGACGGCGGCTTCGTGCGTCAGGGCTATAATGCCGAGCTTGATGAAATGCGCGCGCTGCGTGATCAGTCGCGCCGTGTCATTGCCGGGCTTCAGGCCGATTACATCGAGGAAACCGGCATTAAAACGTTGAAAATTAAGCATAACAACGTGCTTGGTTACTTCATCGAAGTCACAGCTAATAATTCAGGCACCATGACCGATACGGTTGAAGCCAAGGGCCGCTTCATCCATCGTCAGACCATGGCCAATGCCATGCGTTTCACCACCACGGAACTGGCAGAGCTGGAAAGCAAGATCGCCAATGCAGCCGATCGTGCGCTCTCCATTGAGCTGGCAATCTTTGAAGAATTGACTGCGGAAGCGGTCAGCCATGCCGATAGTATTCGTGCGGCGGCTGTAGCCCTTTCGGTATTCGACGTTTCAGCTTCGCTGGCAGTTCTTGCGGAAGAGCAGGGCTATTGCCGTCCGCTGGTTGATGACAGCTTGTCTTTCAACATCGTCGCTGGCCGTCATCCGGTGGTTGAGCAGGCATTGCGTCGGCAGGCGGCCAATCCGTTTGTGGCCAATGATTGTGATCTTTCACCGCAAAACGACGGTGGAAATGGTGCGATCTGGTTGCTGACTGGCCCGAATATGGGCGGTAAATCGACCTTCTTGCGCCAAAATGCGCTGATCGCGATCATGGCGCAGATGGGTTCGTTTGTGCCAGCGGGCTCCGCACAAATCGGTGTTGTGGACAGGCTTTTCAGCCGTGTTGGCGCGTCGGATGATCTGGCACGGGGCCGTTCGACCTTCATGGTGGAAATGGTTGAAACTGCCGCCATTCTTAATCAGGCGGGTGAGCGTTCGCTGGTCATTCTCGATGAAATTGGTCGTGGCACGGCAACCTTTGACGGGCTTTCGATTGCCTGGGCGGCAGTGGAATATCTGCATGAGAAGAACCGCTGTCGCGCACTCTTTGCGACCCACTTCCATGAAATGACGGCACTCTCTGAAAAGCTCGATCGGCTGTTCAACGTCACCATGCGGGTCAAGGAATGGGACAATGATGTCGTCTTCCTGCATGAAGTGGCAAAGGGTGCGGCTGATCGCTCATATGGCGTGCAGGTTGCGCGCCTTGCAGGTCTACCGGAAGCTGTCGTTAATCGCGCGCGCGATGTGCTGCATCAGCTGGAAGCCGGTGAAACCTCTGGTAAGGCCGACAAGCTGATTGATGATCTGCCGCTGTTTTCCGTTGTGTTGCAACAGGAAAAGCCCAAGCCACAGGCTGCCGCAAAGGACAGCGAATTGGCAAAGGCTGTGGCAGCGATCAGCCCCGATGAGCTGACGCCGCGTGAAGCGCTTGAACTGGTTTATAAGCTGAAGGAATTGGCTGGCAGGGCGTGAAATTAGAAAAGGCGAAGCTGAGCTTCGCCTTTTCTTTTATACAAACCTGTTAGCGTCCGCGCCGTAATACGTAATGTAGCGGCTGGAAATGCGCTCAATCGGCAGGATGATGAAAACATCGGTCGTGCCGAAAGCTTCATCGATCACTGCGCCATCACCAATCATGGCACCAAGACGCAAGTAACCCTTCACCAGTGGCGGCATTGAGAACAACGCAACCTTGGTGTTGATCGCTTCCTTCGGCATCAAATCCATAGGCTGATAGCGATGTGGCAGCGCGCGCACATCCCAGTCAGGCGTTGCACGGCAGTTCTGATGCAGGAACGACAGTCCCAGCGCATGTGCGGCTGGCACGGCACCATGGAACGATGCACAGCCAAACATCACGTCAATCGAATGACGACGGCAATAAGCCCATGCACCCTGCCACAACAGCTCGACCGTGCGCTTGGAGCGATATTCAGCCTTCACACAGGAACGGCCAAGCTCAAGAAGTTTGAGGTTTGGGCGTGAAAGTGCGAGACGCTGCACATCATATTCGTCTGCTGAATAGAAACCGAGTGCCTTTTCGGCCTGATCACTACGCATCAAGCGATAGGTGCCGACGATCTGCTGATGTTCAGGCACGGGCAATGCAGTATCATAAACAAGAAGATGGTCGCAGATGGCGTCGAAACGGTCGGCGTCTCTTAATTCAACTTCTTCGATGGTTTCCTTGCGGGCGCCCATTTCTTCGAAGAAGACGCGAAAGCGCAATTCCTGCGCCGCTTCGATTGCGTCGCGGGAGTTTGCTAGTCTTACTTCCAGCGATCCGATGCGTCCCAGAATGATAGGGTCGCTTCCAGATGCGAAAAGCGATGGTTGTGCTTCTATGCCCGACATGATCGTATCATCAATGATTTGCTGGTCCATTCCAAGCAGTACTGACATGATGATTCGCTCCTGATCCTGTTGTTCACGCAATCCTGAACG
The Ochrobactrum sp. BTU1 DNA segment above includes these coding regions:
- a CDS encoding L,D-transpeptidase, which encodes MKSRVLKLAAALLLGGALAGCSTVGGTFYTASYSSISDAGYTIPAIPNEKIPQQYRRQIVKYQTDEAPGTIIVETREKFLYLVQPDGKAMRYGIGVGREGFGWSGTARVAMKREWPTWTPPSAMIKRQPELAKYRNGMEPGLRNPLGARALYLFNKGGDTGYRIHGTPEWWSIGKAMSSGCVRMMNQDIIDLYERAEQGAKVIVRQ
- a CDS encoding NifU family protein, which translates into the protein MFIQTETTPNPATLKFLPGKVVMPEGTADFRDAASAGNTSQLAAKLFAVPGVTGVFFGYDFITVTKEDGEWQHLKPAILGTIMEHFMSGAPAMTGNAAANAGDDHGEEEFFDEADVEIVETIKELIETRVRPAVAQDGGDITFRGFENGTVFLHMKGACSGCPSSTATLKHGIQNLLRHFVPEVQQVEQI
- a CDS encoding universal stress protein encodes the protein MVSKRLSREAGHRRKFLAVIDETPECGRAVAYAARRAKNSNGALVMLFVIDNSDFQQILGVGEIMRAEAEERARSTLEKFAAKVREEQGIEPELIIREGRISDELPNLIEEDQDIAILVLAAGSGNEGPGPLVQSLANRAQFQIPVTVIPAGLSDEDIDAVT
- the trpS gene encoding tryptophan--tRNA ligase; the protein is MSTFKPLVFSGVQPTGNLHLGNYLGAIKRWVEVQETQECIYCVVDMHALTVSPDPAELIQSTREVTAAFLASGIDPKRSIVFNQSRVMQHAELAWVFNCVARIGWMSRMTQFKDKAGKDRENASLGLFAYPSLMAADILLYRATHVPVGEDQKQHLELTRDIAQKFNNDYSDRIASLGIGVDMQVGDEQVSGFFPLTEPMISGPAMRIMSLRDGTKKMSKSDPSDLSRINLIDDEETINKKIRKAKTDSDGLPSELDGLSGRPEADNLVGIYAALSSKSKQDILGEFGGRQFSEFKAALADLAVAKLSPITHEMRRLVADPAYIDSVLKDGGERASVIAEANMRNVRDIIGWLQN
- the murJ gene encoding murein biosynthesis integral membrane protein MurJ; this translates as MSLVKKFATVASGTLMSRIFGFTREMFMAAALGTGPVADAFNAAFRFPNTFRRLFAEGAFNAAFVPLFAKEIEKNGMEGARRFSEEVFGVLFTVLLFITIAMELSMPFIVRTVIAPGFTDDPVKFDNTVRLAIIMFPYLACMSLAAMMGGMLNSLHRYFAAAIAPIFLNIILIGVLAFAWWKGYDALAVGYGLSWGVMAAGLVQLAIVWIAVRNAGIKIGFRRPRLTTNVKRLLILALPAAITGGITQINLLINTNIASGMEGAVSSLVYADRIYQLPLGVVGIAVATVLLPELSRALRGGHMKEASNLQNRSVEFTLFLTLPAAAALLVMSEPIVRLLFERGQFSAESTLVVSNILAIYGIGLPAFVLIKAFIPGFFAREDTRTPMIFAAISVVVNVSLAITLFQRMGPSGIAIAEITAGWVNAALLFATLVKRGHWGNDIPLLTRIPRLLIAAGVMAIGIHFAIGYFAHELSSASSFGVRAGTVTAMVVAAMVVYFGLAFGLGGANTGMIRRNIKRGAVKKEPESEV